Genomic DNA from Nitratidesulfovibrio vulgaris str. Hildenborough:
GGCAGGGACGCGGACGATGAACGGTTCCATGCGCCGGTTGGTGAACCGCGAGGCAAGGTTCCAGTAGTCGTAGTCCTTGCGCCGCTGTACGCTGAGACCCTGCCCCTTGCGTACGATGGTGAAGTCCTGCAGGTGGGCGTCTCCGCCCGAGATGAGCGCGGTGAGGTCGACACGGCATTCACGCGCCACATCGGTGAGATAGCTTACCGGAATCTCCACTTCGCCACTCTCGTAGCGAAGCACATCCGCAGCCGTGACCCCGACCTTGGCTGCCAGGTCATCGGGCGAAAAGCCCACGGCATCGCGCAATCCCGCAAGCCGGGGGGCAATCTCCTTGTAGGGCTTGTCCTGCGTACTCATACTGCCTCCTTGAGGGTCGCGTCCGCACGCGACGTTTCATACTGGATGAGAGCAACGCTCCAAAACCCTGAAGTCATCGTAATAGCCTGTACGCCTTCGTTTGCCTAGCCCCGCCCCCCGCCAGCGGAGTGGGCAGGACAAAAAAAACGCGGCCCCCGGACGGGGACCGCGCACAGATGCGTCATGACGCCGACCGCCATGCGGCGGCGTACCCCGTCAATGCCGGGCGTGCGTAATTCGACCGTTGCGTTCGAGCAACGATATGGTGTTGGCGACCTGACGTCCGAGAGGCGTCTCGCGGTTCATCTCGCGCTCCAGCGCGGTGATACCCTTGAGCACCGTGGAGTGCCGACGATTGAAACGGTCGCCAATCTCTTTCAGCGAAAGGTCGGTGTGCTTGCGTGCCAGAAGATAGGCCGCGTTGCGCGCCACGACATACTCACGCTTGCGGCTGCGCGAATTGAGCTGCTCAGGGGAAAGACCGAAGCCCTCGCACACCATGCGGACGATGCCCTCAAAATCGAGCTGCGTCTCGGCCTGTGCATAGTTGCCGATGATCTCGAACGCCATCTCAAGGGAAATCTGCCTGTTGAGCAGTTTTGCCTTGAGAATGAGGTTATGCAGGCAACTTTCGATCTGACGAACGTCGGTGCTGATGCGTTCGGCAAGCAGGTCGGTCACGTTGTCGGGCAGCATCACCTGATAGATGCGGGCCTTCTCACGCAGGATACGGCGGCGGGTGTCGAAGTCCGGACGTTCGATACCGGCGAGGAAGCCGGAACAGAAACGCGAGACGAGCTGGTTGTCGACGTTCTTGAGGTCACGCGCCGCGAACGAACTGGAGAAGACGATGCGGCTGCCGCGCGACTGCAGGGCCTTGACGGTGGCGAGCACCTCGTCCTGCATCTTCTCCTTGCCTTGCAGGAAATGGACGTCTTCAAGCAGCAGCACGTCGACATCGCGATATCTGGCCTTGAAGCGTTCAACGTCACGCGCCTTGAGCGCGGCGATGAGACGCGAGGCGAACTCCTCGGCGGTGAGGTAGGCAACGTTGGGGTTGCTGCGATTGCTCGACTCGCACAGCGACCTGCCCACGGCATGCAGCAGGTGGGTCTTGCCGAGGCCGGGCCCGGAACTCAGGAACAGCGTATCGGTCATGAGACCGTCGCGGCACATGCCACGCGCAGCGGCACAGGCAAGTTCGTTGTTGGGCCCGACGATGAAATCATCGAACGAGAAACGCCAGTTGGTGCGACTCTGCGGGACGGGAGCCCAGTCCAGAGGCAGTCCGAGCTGTTCCTGCGCCTGCTGCGTCTCCGCAGACAGACGCCGGGGGGCATGTCCCGAGGGACGCGCCTCGACGGCAGGGACGACGGACGGTACGGGCGCGGCAGTTGGCACGACCTCGACCACTGCGGGCCGGGGTGCCAGCACGGGGCGCGGCGCAGCGGCAGCGGGAGCGCCGGCAGTGACGACGACCTCGACGGTGTCGCCGATAACGCCACAAGCGGCGGTACGGATGTCTTCGAAAAGACGGTCACGCACCCAGCCGGCCACGAACTCGTTGGGGGCCTCGACGCGAAGAGTCGACCCGTCCACCTCACCGGCGAGCGGCGAGATCCAGACTTTGAACAGTCCGGGAGCGAGCGTGTTCTGGAGGATATGCTGAATTTGGCCCCAAATCGATGTCATACGCGGGTCTTTACGTTTCTCGCCTTCATGATGCAACACGCGAAATCATCCTATACGGGCGTCTCCTGCAGAGGCCCGTTCCCCAACACCATACAAATTGCAACATGCTGATTTACATAGGGATGTCCCGATGCACCACGCTCTGCCTCCATACCCTGACAGCGTTGTCTGGCAAGGGTTTCCACAGGGAGACAGACAACTTTTCAACATGCATGAGAACAAGTTTTCCACAGGCAAAAGACGTCTTATCAGCTAATATCAAAGACAGGGCACCATCAGTACACTGATGTGCCCTGCAGCATTTACGTTTTTCAGTGCATCAGGGCATCGACTGACGGAGCGGATACCTCCCGCAGGTGAAGCGTTCACCCTCGGGGCAATAGCCGAGCCTCTCGCATTTTGCACCGGCATGCGCGAAAAGTTCAGGGAGCACCTCCCGGCAAAGACCGAGCATGACGTCTGCCACCGCGCGAATCTCCCACTGCGCCCTCATGCAACAGCGTTCTTCGAAGAAGTGCACAAGTGCACGGCAGTTCATGGTGACCACGATCTTGCTTGCGGCAGCCTGCGGCAGGACGAAGCGGGCATCCTCGTTCGCGCGGCTGCCCGTACGACCGTCCTGTTCGAGCAATGCCTTGATGTCGCGGTACGCGCTGCCCACATCCTCCATGAACTGCTCGAAACGCGCCTTGGCAGCGGCGTTGCGGGCGATGGCGGGCGGCATCACGTAATCGAAATGACTGCCGTCGACATAGCGCTGACTCTGCTGTGAGAACGACGCGATGCGATGGCGCACCAACTGGTGCGTGAGTGCCCGCGAGACCCCCTCGATGGCGAAGGTGAACGACACATGCTCGATGGGACTCGAGTGCCCCGATTCGAGAATGGACGCGATGAAGGCACCCTGCTTCTCCCGCTCAATCTCGCCGGACAACAGGCGCGGCCACATGTCGGCCACGAAACCGGCGTGGTAGCACTGCCTGAAAGCGGCATAGAGAAGCGAAAGGGGTTCCGGCGTATGGGCGAGCAGTTCCACACGGGGTTCTGTTCTGGGCATGGTTCTATCCTTGATGGTCAACCGAGAAGATTCAGATGTCTGTAGGCCTTGGCCGTGGCTACCCGACCACGCGGCGTACGCTTCAGGAAGCCGCACTGGATGAGATAGGGTTCATAGATGTCCTCGATGGTGCGCACTTCTTCGGCACAGGCGACGGCCAGCGTCTTGATGCCCACGGGGCCGCCGCCGTAATGCTCGATGAGCACCTCAAGCAGCTTGCGGTCCATCTGGTCTAGCCCGCTCTCGTCCACTTCCATGCGACCGAGGGCCTCGCTGGCGAGGTCGGCCGAGATGACCCCGCCCGCGTGGACGGTGGCGAAGTCGCGCACGCGTCGCAGCAGACGGTTGGCGATGCGCGGTGTGCCACGGGCACGACGCCCTATCTCTATGGCACCCTCTTCGGTGAGATTGGCCCCTATGATGCGGGCGGTGCGGGCGACGATGCGCGCGAGGTCGGCCGGCGTGTAGTATTCAAGACGACTGATGATGCCGAACCGGTCGCGCAACGGCGACGAGAGCAGTCCTATGCGCGTGGTGGCTCCCACCAGCGTGAAGGGCTCGACATCGATCTTGACCGTACGCGCTCCCGGCCCCTGCCCTATGACTAGGTCGAGCTTGAAGTCCTCCATGGCGGGGTAGAGCACCTCCTCCACGGCGATGGGCATACGGTGGATCTCGTCCACGAAGAGCAGGTCGTGCCTGCCGAGATTGGTGAGGATGGCGGCGAGGTCCCCGCTGCGCTCCAGCACGGGCCCTGAAGTGGAGACGAGGTTCACCCCGAGTTCACCCGCCATGATCTGCGCCAGCGTGGTCTTGCCAAGGCCGGGGTTGCCGTAGAACAGCACGTGGTCCATGGCCTGACCGCGCTCGCGGGCGGCGTCGAGATAGACGCGCATGTTGGCGCGCAATTCGTCCTGTCCGATGAAGTCGTCGAGCAGGCGCGGGCGTACCGATTCGTCGAGGCACACGTTGGCGGTCATCTAGCGTCCCCTCGCCAGAGCGCGCAATGCGGCGCGCAACGCGCCCCCCACGTCGAGGTCCGGCTCGCCGTGGAGCACATCCTTGAGCACGTGTGAGGCCTCTTCCTCGCCGTAGCCGAGGTTCGCAAGACCCGCCAGCGCGTCGCGGAAGACACCGCCGGGGGCACCGCCCGTGACAAGGGGCGCGGCTGCGGGCAGGTCCTCGACCTTGAGCTTGTACTTGAGTTCGAGAAAGATATGCTGCGCCGTCTTCTTGCCGATGCCGGAGACGCGAGTGAGTGCCAGCACATCGTCTTCAACCACCAAACGCCGCAGGTCGTCCGGCCTGAATTGCGAGAGGATGGCAAGCCCGGTCTTGGCACCGACCTTGGAGATGGACGTGAGCACGATGAACGTCTGCCGCTCGTCCCATGTGGCGAAGCCGTAGAGTTCAAGCGCATCTTCGCGCACTTCGGTGCTGATGAAGAAGCTGACCCGCCCCCCCTTGTCGGGAAGACGCGCAAGCGTGTGCCCCGGCACGAAGACCTCGTACCCCACCCCGCCGTCGGTGACGACGACACAGGCGTTG
This window encodes:
- a CDS encoding helix-turn-helix domain-containing protein, coding for MSTQDKPYKEIAPRLAGLRDAVGFSPDDLAAKVGVTAADVLRYESGEVEIPVSYLTDVARECRVDLTALISGGDAHLQDFTIVRKGQGLSVQRRKDYDYWNLASRFTNRRMEPFIVRVPAKDESELNFNYHRGQEFIYILEGRMEVRLGDKVHVLEPGDSMYFSSRIPHALRGLDGADAVFLDVIS
- the ruvA gene encoding Holliday junction branch migration protein RuvA translates to MIAYVEGRLAEVAGNACVVVTDGGVGYEVFVPGHTLARLPDKGGRVSFFISTEVREDALELYGFATWDERQTFIVLTSISKVGAKTGLAILSQFRPDDLRRLVVEDDVLALTRVSGIGKKTAQHIFLELKYKLKVEDLPAAAPLVTGGAPGGVFRDALAGLANLGYGEEEASHVLKDVLHGEPDLDVGGALRAALRALARGR
- the thyX gene encoding FAD-dependent thymidylate synthase codes for the protein MPRTEPRVELLAHTPEPLSLLYAAFRQCYHAGFVADMWPRLLSGEIEREKQGAFIASILESGHSSPIEHVSFTFAIEGVSRALTHQLVRHRIASFSQQSQRYVDGSHFDYVMPPAIARNAAAKARFEQFMEDVGSAYRDIKALLEQDGRTGSRANEDARFVLPQAAASKIVVTMNCRALVHFFEERCCMRAQWEIRAVADVMLGLCREVLPELFAHAGAKCERLGYCPEGERFTCGRYPLRQSMP
- a CDS encoding chromosomal replication initiator protein DnaA; the encoded protein is MTSIWGQIQHILQNTLAPGLFKVWISPLAGEVDGSTLRVEAPNEFVAGWVRDRLFEDIRTAACGVIGDTVEVVVTAGAPAAAAPRPVLAPRPAVVEVVPTAAPVPSVVPAVEARPSGHAPRRLSAETQQAQEQLGLPLDWAPVPQSRTNWRFSFDDFIVGPNNELACAAARGMCRDGLMTDTLFLSSGPGLGKTHLLHAVGRSLCESSNRSNPNVAYLTAEEFASRLIAALKARDVERFKARYRDVDVLLLEDVHFLQGKEKMQDEVLATVKALQSRGSRIVFSSSFAARDLKNVDNQLVSRFCSGFLAGIERPDFDTRRRILREKARIYQVMLPDNVTDLLAERISTDVRQIESCLHNLILKAKLLNRQISLEMAFEIIGNYAQAETQLDFEGIVRMVCEGFGLSPEQLNSRSRKREYVVARNAAYLLARKHTDLSLKEIGDRFNRRHSTVLKGITALEREMNRETPLGRQVANTISLLERNGRITHARH
- the ruvB gene encoding Holliday junction branch migration DNA helicase RuvB; protein product: MTANVCLDESVRPRLLDDFIGQDELRANMRVYLDAARERGQAMDHVLFYGNPGLGKTTLAQIMAGELGVNLVSTSGPVLERSGDLAAILTNLGRHDLLFVDEIHRMPIAVEEVLYPAMEDFKLDLVIGQGPGARTVKIDVEPFTLVGATTRIGLLSSPLRDRFGIISRLEYYTPADLARIVARTARIIGANLTEEGAIEIGRRARGTPRIANRLLRRVRDFATVHAGGVISADLASEALGRMEVDESGLDQMDRKLLEVLIEHYGGGPVGIKTLAVACAEEVRTIEDIYEPYLIQCGFLKRTPRGRVATAKAYRHLNLLG